DNA sequence from the Chondrinema litorale genome:
GTTTAGAAGCTAGTATGGCAGTTTTTTGACGACCAGTTCTCAGTGGATTATTACGTTGCTTGTCGTTTACATACCAATAATTATCGTCTCCTTCAATACGTCCTTTCCAATCTTTGTTTTCTATGTTGTATATGGCATGGGGAGCCACCACAATAAGGTCGTATTCCCAATATTGTGTACGGTTGTTGCGTGGGTTGGTTGAAGCAATTTCTACATTGGGAACCAAGTAATAGCTATCTGGAAGATTTACTTTTAAATAATCCAGCAAACGCTTTTCTCCAGCATTCACAACCGATTCAAAATAGGGTGGTTTAATTATTTTTGCCATGATTCAATTTCTTTTTCTACTAAGTCGATTGCTTCATTTTCTTTCTTTAAGCTTATAAACATTTTAGTATGAGCTTCTTTTATAACTCTATCTATATCGACCATCGCTTTTTCGTCCAATATTGGTACAGGAATTTTTTTGAGGAGATCTGGGATTGGTCTACAAAGCTTAGTTCCCGCTTGAGTTTTCCTAATCATTCTAAACCCATAATCAGTAGACAACCAACAATACAAATAACCGCTTGGAATTTTAGTATTAGTTACCATCCGAATAAACTCTCCTGCAATTAATTGACCATCTAGTTCTTCATTGACGAAAATGGTTCTACAAAATGTTTCAGATTCACCAAGGGTGCCAACACCAGCAATTAAAACCTCTCCGTATTGAGCTAGCTTGTTAGTTTTTACGAATGCACGAGCAAGCATTTTTCCCTGTTTTTTAATATTTAGAATATCACTTTGATTTATCAGTTTAACAGACTTTGGTGATTCTAGTTCAAGACGTCTGAATGATCCAGAATTGAAAAATCCCTTTGTGTCAATGCATTGAGAGAGTTCCATGTGTTTAATGTCACGTACTCTTTTTTCTATTCCCTCAACTCTCTTAGAATAATTGAAAGCATTTAAGGATGTGCTATTAAGTTCATTAATATTCCTTGTGAAAAATGATATTTTTCGGTCTTTAGGGTATGTTCCAAAATATTCATAATCATCAATACTAATTGGCTTCAATCCTGCTTTTTCTTTGAGTAGCTCCCTGGATGACTGAATCATTTTATTTGCTTCAACCCTTAACTCAGAAGCTTTAGAAATAAGTTCTTGAATCTTATTTTGAAAAGAATTTGGGAAATTAGGAATTGGTAAAGTTTCAAGATACTCTGGTTCAATATGCCTAATAACGGCTCCAAAGGTACCTTGGGTCATTAGAGCATATCCATACTTTGAAGATAAAAAAGCATATATAAACCCACTTTTCATTTTATCGTTTGGCACTACTCGAATTATATGTTCACTGGCTGTTTTTCCTTCAAATTCAGAAGTTGTATAATTTGTATTTCCAATTGTTCCCGATCTGGAAATTAGAATCCAATCCTTTTTAAGTTTAGAATCAGCAATATTCTTAGTTCTAGTCTTGGATATTAACTTAAACGTATCATGCTGCTGCTTGAGCATATCTGAGCTTCCCATAAATGGAAGGCCATAATTAGAATTTGAAACATAAACTCGTTTAGATCTACCACCATAGAAAATCCTCTCGGATATATCATTTAAACAAAGAACATCATATGGTGAAAGCTCAAGTTTTTTTCTCGTTACTCTCCCTTCACTCAAATGATATGATGAATCCATTCGGGAGCCTTTATCATGAATCCATTGAACATTCCCTATAATATATTTCATGATTGTAGTTCTCTAAATTTAATATATTCCCTTACTATCTCTGGTAGGTCATCATCCAATAATTTCAGCTTTTCCTTTCGTATACGCTCTTCGGTTCCTATCTTCTTGTTTTTCACTAGATATCTCGTCTCAATATCATATAGAACTTCGGCTCCATCTTCATCTCTTTTAAATACAGGAACACCACGTCTATCCTTACCTAGTTTTTCAGCTATTGCCATAAAAACCATATAATTTTCCTCTTTGTCTTGAGCAAGTTGCCTTTCTACCTCAGTCTTTTTTTGCAAGAATAAAAGAGATGACTGAACACCAACTTGTGGTAGAAATGCTTCAATAGCTAAATCAATGGATGCAAGAACCTTAAACCTATCTAGAATCCAATCCCGAACTTCCTTTGTTCCTGGATTACTCAGAATACCATCAGGCAAAACAATGGCTAGTTTACCTTCATACTTCAAAAAATTATAACAGGCTTCAACAAAAAGAATTTCTGGAGAGTCATTATATTGAGATAAGAAAAATTTTGAAGCTATTTCCTTTTCTACTTCTACCTTAGCTCCAAATGGAGGGTTGGTAAATACCATGTCAAACTTTTCACGAGCATCGCTACCATAGGCATTGTCTAAGTCTTTCATTTCGCTTAAACTTCGGCTAATGGAAGCGTTAATTTTCTCAATTTCTTCCGGGTGTTCCCAGTTGGGGTAAGCAAGGGAGTTTACATGGAAAATGTTGGCATGTCCGTCACCTGCCATTACCATGTTCATACGAGCTGCTTTTTTCAGGTCTGGATCAAAGTCGAAACCAAAAATGCTTCGTTCTGCATATTGTCTAATTCGTTCGTTTACTTCAATGGAGTTAAACTTCTCTGCCAATAGTGGTCCATCTAAATCAGGGAACATATTCGTAGCAATTTGTTTACGCACATGGTCTAATGCCATTACCAAAAAACCTCCCGAACCACAACATGGATCCAAAATTCTATCTGTTTCTGTTGGGTTCAGCATTTCTACCATCGCTTTTACGATGTTTCTTGGTGTAAAGAATTGTCCGGCTTCTTGCTTTAAGGTGTTGCTAACAATGGTTTCATAAGCCATTCCTTTTACATCCACAGAAGCATCTAAGAATGAGTATTTGGCGAGTTCTCCTGCAATAAAGGCAAGCCCTTTATCGGTTAATCCAATAGCTTCGTTACCATCAAATACTTCTGAAAAAACAGAATCAGATTTTAGCTCTTCAAACAAACCTTTAATTCTGTCTGCAACTGCTTTTCGTCCATCTTCGGAGTTTTGCTCTTTAACACCTACCCAAAATTTTCTTCGGTAGCTTTCGCCATTTTCAGCACAGATAAATCTTCGTTTTTCATCATAGAGCTTACAGAAAATCAGGTTGAGCAATTGCCAAAAGGCATCTTTCTTTCGCCCTTCATTTCCGTATATATAGTCATGTGAACGCTTAAATACTTTGATTAATGAATCGTTTGCAGGTT
Encoded proteins:
- the mads5 gene encoding methylation-associated defense system restriction endonuclease subunit S MAD5, encoding MKYIIGNVQWIHDKGSRMDSSYHLSEGRVTRKKLELSPYDVLCLNDISERIFYGGRSKRVYVSNSNYGLPFMGSSDMLKQQHDTFKLISKTRTKNIADSKLKKDWILISRSGTIGNTNYTTSEFEGKTASEHIIRVVPNDKMKSGFIYAFLSSKYGYALMTQGTFGAVIRHIEPEYLETLPIPNFPNSFQNKIQELISKASELRVEANKMIQSSRELLKEKAGLKPISIDDYEYFGTYPKDRKISFFTRNINELNSTSLNAFNYSKRVEGIEKRVRDIKHMELSQCIDTKGFFNSGSFRRLELESPKSVKLINQSDILNIKKQGKMLARAFVKTNKLAQYGEVLIAGVGTLGESETFCRTIFVNEELDGQLIAGEFIRMVTNTKIPSGYLYCWLSTDYGFRMIRKTQAGTKLCRPIPDLLKKIPVPILDEKAMVDIDRVIKEAHTKMFISLKKENEAIDLVEKEIESWQK
- the mads2 gene encoding methylation-associated defense system DNA methyltransferase MAD2; translated protein: MSTEVIEKEDIVLEDNQLICVLTGAIKKVSPTESNLQSVIIMLNEEYGFDLDDMERDFKIEYIDPDTEKSKKQKVELVVFEKGKPHEQDHIIRICIVQDDKVKETDKKKGLPATLENAMGAVESCEFGLWANGSSYHFLQKEDDALGYDYEFVDLSDFPGEGETLDDLDRADRSSSRKPANDSLIKVFKRSHDYIYGNEGRKKDAFWQLLNLIFCKLYDEKRRFICAENGESYRRKFWVGVKEQNSEDGRKAVADRIKGLFEELKSDSVFSEVFDGNEAIGLTDKGLAFIAGELAKYSFLDASVDVKGMAYETIVSNTLKQEAGQFFTPRNIVKAMVEMLNPTETDRILDPCCGSGGFLVMALDHVRKQIATNMFPDLDGPLLAEKFNSIEVNERIRQYAERSIFGFDFDPDLKKAARMNMVMAGDGHANIFHVNSLAYPNWEHPEEIEKINASISRSLSEMKDLDNAYGSDAREKFDMVFTNPPFGAKVEVEKEIASKFFLSQYNDSPEILFVEACYNFLKYEGKLAIVLPDGILSNPGTKEVRDWILDRFKVLASIDLAIEAFLPQVGVQSSLLFLQKKTEVERQLAQDKEENYMVFMAIAEKLGKDRRGVPVFKRDEDGAEVLYDIETRYLVKNKKIGTEERIRKEKLKLLDDDLPEIVREYIKFRELQS